A stretch of the Coprobacillus cateniformis genome encodes the following:
- a CDS encoding GNAT family N-acetyltransferase yields the protein MEYILLDTNILIYREGEKILEPDVQLLSRLLMDSMDYKLCVHPMSIDELSKHKDERQRQVILSKVGIYKKLEDIPIVTQEFITKCEKNGNEHEYIDNNLLYTVYRNCVSYLITNDKGILKKSEKLGLSDKVLTISKALSLLSNKYDSILLKTPAIIKKEYLYNIDNEDSFFDSLRQDYKGFNDWLTKKKLKHEIARVTYKDNGKLGAFLMLKTEDEKEDYSSFDTPFQKGKRVKISTFKVEDNGKSIGEAFIKIAIDYAIRKNIYEVYVTIFDKQDRLINLFKEYGFDLYTYKETQKQDGTFEKEGVYLKRMYFDKTNYPIIKLDEQDIYILSIQEEFGQMLFPDLFNNHQLSFYDLDGTSTYSNVIKKVYISKSKIKPMKKNDILVFYTSQIKKSIACVCVVDDAFRANEIESFDAFEKIVRRRTVYPSSYLKEAYENGYLIILFKYYVNLPIHIPLKVAIAEDIVKAAPQSIQKLSKEKFEKIVKLSGSDKQIKI from the coding sequence ATGGAGTATATTCTATTAGATACTAATATCTTAATATATCGAGAAGGGGAAAAGATTTTAGAACCAGATGTTCAATTACTTTCTAGATTACTTATGGATTCAATGGATTATAAATTATGTGTTCATCCAATGTCTATTGATGAGTTATCTAAGCATAAGGATGAACGTCAAAGACAAGTTATTTTATCTAAAGTAGGGATATATAAAAAATTAGAGGATATTCCAATTGTTACACAAGAGTTTATTACAAAATGTGAAAAAAATGGTAATGAGCATGAATACATAGATAATAATTTATTATATACAGTGTATAGAAACTGTGTTAGTTATTTAATAACGAATGATAAAGGAATTTTAAAAAAGTCAGAAAAGTTAGGTTTATCAGACAAAGTACTTACAATATCTAAGGCACTAAGCTTGTTATCAAATAAGTATGATTCTATTTTATTGAAAACACCAGCAATAATCAAAAAAGAATATCTATATAACATTGATAATGAAGATTCATTTTTCGATTCATTAAGACAGGATTATAAAGGGTTTAATGATTGGCTAACTAAAAAAAAGTTAAAACATGAAATTGCTAGAGTGACTTATAAGGATAATGGTAAACTAGGAGCGTTTTTAATGCTTAAAACAGAAGATGAAAAGGAAGACTATAGTAGCTTTGATACACCATTTCAAAAAGGAAAAAGAGTTAAGATATCTACATTCAAGGTTGAAGATAATGGGAAATCAATAGGTGAGGCTTTTATTAAGATTGCTATAGATTATGCTATAAGAAAAAATATTTATGAAGTATATGTTACTATTTTTGATAAACAAGATAGATTAATAAACTTATTTAAAGAGTATGGTTTTGATTTGTATACATATAAAGAGACTCAAAAACAAGATGGTACATTTGAAAAAGAGGGTGTTTATCTAAAAAGAATGTATTTTGACAAAACAAATTATCCAATAATAAAACTAGATGAACAAGATATATATATACTGTCAATACAAGAGGAATTTGGACAGATGCTTTTCCCTGATTTATTTAATAATCATCAATTATCCTTTTACGATTTAGATGGAACATCTACTTATAGCAATGTTATAAAGAAAGTATATATATCAAAGAGTAAGATAAAACCAATGAAGAAGAATGATATATTAGTTTTTTATACCAGTCAAATTAAAAAATCTATTGCATGTGTTTGTGTAGTTGATGATGCCTTTAGAGCAAATGAAATTGAAAGTTTTGATGCTTTTGAAAAGATAGTAAGGCGAAGAACGGTTTATCCATCATCATATTTAAAAGAGGCTTATGAAAATGGATATTTAATTATTTTATTTAAATACTATGTGAACTTACCAATACATATACCTCTTAAAGTGGCAATAGCTGAGGATATTGTAAAAGCAGCACCTCAATCTATCCAAAAATTATCAAAAGAGAAATTTGAAAAAATAGTAAAATTAAGTGGAAGTGATAAGCAAATTAAAATATAA
- a CDS encoding ATP-binding protein has translation MDKKIIFIAGSYGVGKTTICNQLANILKIPSYSASDLISKQNKESYGKNKYVKDSNLNQNILVEQVSQIKDEIFIVNGHFCLKAPNNNIILLDKDIFKQLSLEAIVLIESSSELILQNLYNRDQKKYNNEFIDKLLLSEKNQAIYVSKTYNVPLYFYRMKYDGEDLKKILLIFDNILEGVN, from the coding sequence ATGGATAAAAAGATTATTTTTATTGCAGGAAGTTATGGTGTGGGGAAGACAACTATATGTAATCAATTAGCTAATATTTTAAAAATTCCTTCATATTCAGCAAGTGATTTAATTTCTAAACAGAATAAAGAATCATATGGTAAAAATAAATATGTGAAAGATAGTAACTTAAATCAAAATATTTTAGTAGAACAGGTTTCACAAATTAAAGATGAAATATTTATAGTAAATGGTCATTTTTGCTTAAAAGCACCAAATAATAATATCATTTTATTGGATAAGGATATTTTTAAACAATTATCCTTAGAGGCAATAGTATTAATTGAATCTAGCTCTGAATTAATATTGCAAAATCTATATAATAGAGATCAAAAAAAATATAATAATGAATTTATAGATAAACTACTTTTAAGCGAGAAAAACCAAGCTATTTATGTTTCTAAAACTTATAATGTTCCATTATATTTTTATAGAATGAAATATGATGGAGAAGATTTGAAAAAAATATTACTTATTTTTGATAATATACTTGAAGGGGTGAATTAG